One window of the Cryptomeria japonica chromosome 7, Sugi_1.0, whole genome shotgun sequence genome contains the following:
- the LOC131056344 gene encoding wall-associated receptor kinase 2 — MACGKKKSSTLQTPWQVGCVLIIWLYSAASAVSQCNIQFCGSQNVSYPFWIDNPSCGYPGFQISCREKDNGNSSGLFLEAGVNGTQTEFEILNIDYTGSLIINSTSLKAMSCSGNDDASVLFELPADGPFTIASNNKFVVIGCRSKGSFRVYNGNYNNEVDGGEVICRTTTCLNQYDPEYCNTYGCCESGIPGKQRVINFTGGGISYAAYTACGFSTILDPVTWSLPPNQYGAIGGGHYGLRLEWGIGHGDCLTAKGTANYSCAGTAQCSNAIGGGHVCKCLTGYEGTGYSNGTGCTDVDECNRHLDQCVEPSQGGVCYNLPGSYNCSCAKDYSGDGLQNGTRCQSSDSNQFAAPAIIGSVSSVAVVCVAASLLVWWLKKRHLKLVEAKYYQKLQQHLASRGGRESLRMFSADELAKASNNYSKEMVLGSGGFGIVFKGILSDGTLVAIKKSKQALDLEDDHEFLNEIAILSQINHRNIVKLLGCCIQTKFPMLVSEFVPNGTLYEHLQFKEISLPWESRLQIAIETGEALAYLHSGASQPIFHRDVKSSNILLDKTFSPKVADFGISRLISTSNNTHHTTNIMGTKGYLDPEYFQTYQLTDKSDVFSFGVVLIELLTGLKPLSVERISEEWNLSTLFLARLNHNRLREILDSGALEDENLQQMEDVARLAKVCLHLERRKRPSMKEVVEELVWIRGGTRKTKFHESDYATFEQTSISQKASQTSTEFRSYDFPSTVGRTSEEPFTALIQMSSLL; from the exons ATGGCGTGTGGAAAGAAAAAGTCGTCCACTCTACAAACGCCTTGGCAGGTGGGTTGTGTATTAATTATTTGGTTGTATTCGGCCGCTTCTGCTGTTTCACAATGCAATATTCAATTCTGTGGATCGCAAAATGTGAGTTACCCATTTTGGATAGACAATCCAAGTTGTGGATACCCAGGTTTTCAGATCAGCTGCAGGGAGAAAGACAATGGGAATTCAAGCGGTCTGTTTCTTGAAGCTGGTGTGAATGGTACACAGACAGAGTTTGAGATACTGAACATCGATTATACCGGATCTCTCATCATAAATTCCACTTCTCTAAAAGCCATGTCCTGTAGTGGGAATGATGATGCCTCTGTGCTGTTCGAGTTGCCTGCAGATGGCCCCTTCACCATTGCCTCCAATAACAAATTCGTGGTCATTGGATGCAGATCAAAAGGTTCTTTCAGAGTTTATAATGGGAATTATAATAATGAGGTTGATGGTGGGGAAGTGATCTGTAGAACCACTACATGTCTAAATCAGTATGATCCAGAATACTGCAACACATATGGGTGTTGTGAATCTGGAATTCCAGGAAAACAGAGGGTTATTAATTTCACCGGTGGGGGAATTAGTTATGCGGCTTATACTGCTTGTGGGTTCTCCACTATTCTTGATCCAGTTACATGGTCCTTACCTCCAAATCAATATGGTGCCATTGGCGGCGGTCATTACGGCCTCCGCCTCGAGTGGGGCATCGGCCATGGAGATTGTTTGACGGCCAAAGGAACAGCAAATTACTCTTGCGCAGGGACTGCTCAATGTTCAAACGCAATTGGGGGCGGCCATGTCTGTAAATGTCTTACAGGCTATGAAGGGACTGGTTACTCTAACGGCACCGGTTGCACAG ATGTGGATGAATGCAATCGACACTTGGATCAGTGTGTTGAACCATCGCAGGGGGGTGTATGCTATAATCTGCCTGGTTCTTACAATTGTTCATGTGCAAAGGATTATAGTGGAGATGGCCTTCAAAACGGGACAAGATGTCAATCATCAGACTCAAATCAATTTGCCGCTCCTGCAATAATAG GATCAGTCTCTTCAGTTGCAGTTGTTTGTGTAGCAGCGTCTCTTTTGGTTTGGTGGCTTAAGAAACGCCACTTGAAACTTGTGGAGGCCAAGTATTATCAGAAGTTGCAGCAACACCTCGCCTCTAGAGGAGGTAGAGAAAGCCTGAGAATGTTTTCTGCTGATGAATTGGCAAAAGCTTCTAATAATTATTCAAAGGAAATGGTATTGGGAAGTGGTGGCTTCGGAATTGTGTTCAAAGGCATTCTGTCGGATGGTACACTTGTGGCCATTAAAAAGTCCAAGCAAGCTTTAGATCTAGAGGATGACCATGAATTTCTTAATGAAATTGCAATTCTCTCCCAAATAAATCACAGAAACATAGTGAAGTTATTAGGGTGCTGCATCCAGACTAAATTCCCAATGTTGGTATCTGAATTTGTTCCGAATGGAACACTGTATGAACATTTACAATTCAAAGAGATATCTTTGCCTTGGGAGTCACGTCTGCAGATTGCAATCGAGACAGGGGAGGCTTTGGCATATCTGCATTCTGGAGCATCTCAACCCATTTTCCACCGGGACGTAAAGTCATCTAATATTCTTCTGGATAAGACATTTTCTCCCAAAGTTGCAGACTTTGGGATTTCTCGTCTCATCTCAACTTCCAATAATACACATCACACCACCAATATAATGGGCACAAAAGGTTACTTGGATCCTGAGTACTTCCAAACTTATCAGCTGACTGACAAAAGTGATGTATTCAGTTTTGGTGTTGTCCTGATTGAGCTTTTGACAGGTCTGAAACCCCTGAGTGTAGAAAGGATCAGCGAGGAGTGGAATTTATCTACTCTTTTTCTTGCCAGACTCAACCACAACCGCCTCAGAGAAATCTTAGATAGCGGAGCATTGGAGGACGAAAACCTGCAACAGATGGAAGATGTGGCAAGGCTAGCAAAAGTATGCCTTCATTTGGAAAGGAGGAAGAGACCGTCCATGAAAGAGGTGGTGGAGGAACTTGTTTGGATAAGAGGTGGCACAAGAAAGACAAAGTTCCATGAGAGTGACTATGCAACATTTGAGCAGACAAGCATTTCCCAAAAAGCATCACAAACGTCAACCGAATTCAGGAGTTACGATTTTCCATCCACAGTGGGGCGTACGTCGGAGGAGCCCTTCACTGCACTGATTCAGATGTCGAGCCTACTCTGA